CGGCGTCTGCAATCCAGGTGTCGTAAAGGGCAATATTGGCGTGAAGCTGGGCATCGATCCATTGGTTCTGGGCATCCAGCAGTTCGATGTAAATGGCTGTTCCCTGTTTGTATAACTTCAGCATATCCCCGTAATAGGTCTGGCTGGTTTTTAATTGGGATTGTGCGGCCTGGTATTGCGCAATGGCGCTTTGCATACCAGCCTGGCGAACTTTAAGTTCGGTAAGCAATTGCTGCTGCACGTAATCGGTCTGTGATGCCAGGGCCTCGCGGTCGGCAAGCGCCTGCTTGACCCGGTAATTGTTTTTGCCGGAAGAGAACAGGTTCCATTCCAGGGAAACCCCGAACAGATAGTAACGGCTATTACTGTTAAATTTCCAGTCAAAAGCCTGCGAACCCAGATCGATAAAGGTTCCTAACTTGGGGACGATATAGGATCTGGCCAGCCCAGTCAGGTTGCCGTTGATATCCTTTGCTATCCTTAGTTTGAATAATTCCTCCCTGCCATCAACATTGTTACCCGGGCTTTGTTCCCTTGCAGGCAGTGTTTTAATGTCGTCTGAAAGTATGCTGTCTGTCAGCGGCCGGTTAAGCAGGAAGTTAAAATAGTAGCCGGCTGATTCCGCTGTTTTCTGTGCCTCAATAAGCGAAGCATTGATTCTGGATACTTCATTCTGACTCCTGAGCACAACGGTACGGTTAACCTTACTGTTGTCATACAGCTTCGTATTGATCCTTTGACCTTCTTCAACCAACCGGAGTGAAGATTCATAGATGCCGGTAGCATAAACGGCTTTCTGGTAATTGTAATAGGCTGCTTTGATCTCTTTGACCAGTTCGCGTTTATAGAGCAATACCTCGGCCTTTTGCAGATCTACCTGCTGCCTTTTGATCCGCTTATTATAGATCAGTTCCGCATTCAGAATAGGGAGTGCGGTGCGAAACTTAGCATCATAAAAATTATCCGGATTAAGCTGTATCCGCTGATTTTGTAGCTGCGGAAAGGCATTGCTACCGGTCAATTTATTCAGCGTGGAATAAACTCCGTTAAACAAGTCGCCGGTAGGGAAATCTATCGTACGGCCGCCATCAGCCTTCGTGTAGGTAGTCGAAAAAGTAACATCGGGCAGAAACATGCTTTTCGCTTCCTTAAGCGCGTAAATATTTTTTTCGAGCACGAAGTTCTGCTGCCTGATGCTTTCATTTGAGGCAAGGCCCTGCCGGATATACTCATCCAGCTTGCCCTGCGCTTTTGCAAAGGGTGCAGCCAGTAAGGCTGACGACAAAAGCAAAAGTTGGTAAAATGTTTGACTTTTGAATTTCATTTTAAATCATCGATTTAATTTTAAACACTGTTCAATAACATATTAAAAAAAAGGCTAACTTTTTTCAAGCAACGCCACAAAAGACTCGTATCCGTTCTGCATGAGCTCTTCATTCGTCTTGCCAACAAAGCTTGTATTGCGGTGTTTGCAAAAAAGTGCGCAGATTCCGTGCACTACGGAGATGATCAGGAAAGTAAAATATTCTGTGTCCATATCTACGAACTTGCCTTTCTGCTGACATTCCTGTACCATTCCCTGCATATATTTGATGGCTTCTTCAGCTATCTGGAATCCCTCAGACAGGGAATCTTTAACAGGTTCGTCAACAATGAACATCAGGTTATAATAATCTTTATTATCTTGGGCAAATTGAATAAACACGCGCCCGGATGCTTTTAACCGCTCAAAAGGGTCGCCAACTTTGTCCAGTACTTTCAACTGGTTCAACAACAGGCGAAAGCCCTCCTTATGTAATTCGTGGAAGATCTCACTCTTGTCTTTGAAATAGAAATAAAGCGAGCCCTGGCTGTAATTGATCTCAGCGGCGATATTACGCATACTGGTTTTTTCATAGCCCTTCTCCAAAAATATCTTACGTGCACCGTTAAGGATGCGTTTGTGCATTTCCTGTTTCTCTTTTAATTTTCTTTCTGCTATGCCCATTTTTAGATAATGATAAGATACAAATATAAGATCGCCGTTCGTGTGGCCAAATTTCGGATGGGTGTTTCTGCTTAATTCTGCATGCCTGGGCTGATCTTACTCATAATGTTCACCGCAGCAACTCTAGGTAAAAACCTGAAACCGAATAGCATAAAACGATTTTTCCAACCTTGCATCACTCTTGGCTTCTGCCTTTTTTGTAGGGCTTTCACGAGTTCCCTGGCAACATCCTCAACAGAAGACATTACAAACTTTGGGAAATCACTGGTATGCCCGCCTGCGTTTGCATGGAAATCGGAGTTTGCGGCGCCGGGGTTAAAGCCTGTTACATAAATGCCTTTCGGCTTGAATTCGCACCACAATGATTCTGAGAAATTAGCGACAAAACTCTTGGTGCCTGCATACACCGCACCGCCCGGCAGAGAAGAATGGGCCAGCAGCGAACCGATATTGATGAGCGCATCTCCTTTGACAGCTTTCTGTAAAAAGCTATAAGACAAAGTTACCAAAGCTTGCATATTGAGCTGCATCGTGGCCAACTGGTCTTCCAGCGGGATATCAGTAAATTTTCCGTAAGTACCGTTACCCGCGTTGTTGATGAGCACGTCGTACTTTTCAGCGCTGAGATGTGCCGCCAGCTTTTGCAGGTCTTCCTTGTTGTTCAGATCAGCAACCAGGATGGTATGGCCGCTGCCGCTTAAACCGCTTAACGCCTTTTCGAGGCGGCCCCTGTTACGGGCTACCAGGGTAACCTGGTAATTCTGTTGAGCCAGCTGCCGGGCTGTTTCGAGCCCGATGCCTCCGCTGGCGCCTGTGATCAATGCTTTTTTCATGATTGCCTGGATTAATTTAAAACCGGTACAAATTTATTAAACACTGTTCAATAAAACAAAAAACAGTATACATCATTTTAAAAACTGACATTAAAAACAGAAAAGGTGGGCGTTGAAGTTCACACGTTGCTGATCGTCACCATAAGAAGGGATGATTTAATCAACTATTATTCCCGTTCCGTCACTTTCTTTCGGTGGTTTAATCCCCAGTATTTAAGGGAATAGATAACGGTCGTCAGGGTATTGGCATATTCAATCAATTGATAAGTGATCTTCACCGGGTAGCCATCGATCACGGTCCTGGTAATCAAACGGTGCTGCTTCAGGTCTTTCAGTTCTTTGGCTAAATGCCGCGAATGCTTTCTTGTATATCGGTGAACGGGTCGTTTCCAATAAGCGCATCTATCGCGTACTTTAAACGGGAAGCCGTTACTGTTGAATGTATATCAATCGTAAGATCTTTAAACGAGCGCTGCTTATAAATATTCAATAATTACTTTTCCACTATTGAAAAACGAAAAGATTCAACTCGGTGCAGGTTCGTCTCAGGTTTGCTAAAATAAAATTGACCCGTATAGCTAATCTTGTAATTAATACATCGGTCTTTAGGCGCTTCCGATTTGCCTGATTAAAATCTTGAACAAAACTCACCTATTGTTTCCAAAAAGGGACGGTAATAATGCAAGCCTAAAAACAACAAAGCTCCGATACCATGGTATCGGAGCTTTGTACCGATCAGCAGGAATACTTTCAACATTTAGAAAGCTTTTTACGGCTTATAGAGCCAATAATCCAGATTTAAAGGTTAAAGGGTTTATAAAATGAATATTTATAACAGAACGAATATTCTATAAAATCACGAGTAATTTGGACCAAGCGGGTTAGAATTGAACTACCAATTGTCCTGATTCTTCTAAAAATCAGCCTCGTATCCATGACCTCTTCCTCCCCACCATAATAACCATTTCGCGGCCGAGAACATAATGTGAGCCTTGCTTTCTGCCGAATCCTCATCAAAATCTGGTGGTAATCGTTGGTCCTTTAAATAGGTAACATTGTTTTTAATCGCGTAATCGTCTGCAATTCCCATAATTTGTTGTCCAAAGAGTATAGCACCTTGAGCAAGTTGCGAGGTGTATGCGGTTTCCAACATTCTTTCTCCGATAATTTGCTCACAATCTTTTAAAAATTGAGCCCTGAATATATGAG
The genomic region above belongs to Mucilaginibacter sp. KACC 22773 and contains:
- a CDS encoding SDR family NAD(P)-dependent oxidoreductase, giving the protein MKKALITGASGGIGLETARQLAQQNYQVTLVARNRGRLEKALSGLSGSGHTILVADLNNKEDLQKLAAHLSAEKYDVLINNAGNGTYGKFTDIPLEDQLATMQLNMQALVTLSYSFLQKAVKGDALINIGSLLAHSSLPGGAVYAGTKSFVANFSESLWCEFKPKGIYVTGFNPGAANSDFHANAGGHTSDFPKFVMSSVEDVARELVKALQKRQKPRVMQGWKNRFMLFGFRFLPRVAAVNIMSKISPGMQN
- a CDS encoding TetR/AcrR family transcriptional regulator, whose product is MGIAERKLKEKQEMHKRILNGARKIFLEKGYEKTSMRNIAAEINYSQGSLYFYFKDKSEIFHELHKEGFRLLLNQLKVLDKVGDPFERLKASGRVFIQFAQDNKDYYNLMFIVDEPVKDSLSEGFQIAEEAIKYMQGMVQECQQKGKFVDMDTEYFTFLIISVVHGICALFCKHRNTSFVGKTNEELMQNGYESFVALLEKS
- a CDS encoding TolC family protein, which translates into the protein MKFKSQTFYQLLLLSSALLAAPFAKAQGKLDEYIRQGLASNESIRQQNFVLEKNIYALKEAKSMFLPDVTFSTTYTKADGGRTIDFPTGDLFNGVYSTLNKLTGSNAFPQLQNQRIQLNPDNFYDAKFRTALPILNAELIYNKRIKRQQVDLQKAEVLLYKRELVKEIKAAYYNYQKAVYATGIYESSLRLVEEGQRINTKLYDNSKVNRTVVLRSQNEVSRINASLIEAQKTAESAGYYFNFLLNRPLTDSILSDDIKTLPAREQSPGNNVDGREELFKLRIAKDINGNLTGLARSYIVPKLGTFIDLGSQAFDWKFNSNSRYYLFGVSLEWNLFSSGKNNYRVKQALADREALASQTDYVQQQLLTELKVRQAGMQSAIAQYQAAQSQLKTSQTYYGDMLKLYKQGTAIYIELLDAQNQWIDAQLHANIALYDTWIADAAIERANASFTIQ
- a CDS encoding winged helix-turn-helix transcriptional regulator, whose amino-acid sequence is MITRTVIDGYPVKITYQLIEYANTLTTVIYSLKYWGLNHRKKVTERE